The Kitasatospora sp. NBC_00374 genome has a segment encoding these proteins:
- a CDS encoding TerD family protein: MTHVMAKGANIPLTAAAVRAVLRWTGSPGSPDVDASALLVGAGGKVRSDADFVFYNQPRHPSGLVRHLPKQGSDSGSEVWDAVEVDLAKLPPEVDRVVLAGSAEGGAFPAVAGLRVLLYDAGAGEPSDPLAEFTVADTGEVTALVAAELYRRDGGWKFRAVGQGYASGLSGLATDYGIAVEDESADGAAGPDSTGGAQLQRLPEDRHPDHPSEEPDTYTLAPATPAAPLTPPPLPSNPPAAPPPPSTPPTGYGYPPPHQQPQQQPQPTGYAGYGFPPQHQPTGYGYPQQQPVAPPQPAQQRQPQGTFALPPQGPQFQPR, translated from the coding sequence ATGACGCATGTGATGGCGAAGGGCGCCAACATCCCGCTGACAGCCGCCGCGGTCCGCGCCGTGCTGCGCTGGACCGGTTCGCCCGGTTCGCCCGACGTGGACGCCTCCGCGCTGCTGGTCGGCGCCGGCGGCAAGGTCCGGTCGGACGCGGACTTCGTCTTCTACAACCAGCCCCGGCACCCGTCCGGCCTGGTGCGTCACCTGCCGAAGCAGGGGTCCGACTCCGGTTCCGAGGTCTGGGACGCCGTCGAGGTGGATCTCGCCAAGCTGCCGCCCGAGGTCGACCGGGTGGTGCTGGCGGGCTCCGCGGAGGGCGGGGCGTTCCCGGCCGTGGCCGGACTGCGGGTGCTGCTGTACGACGCCGGGGCGGGCGAGCCGTCCGATCCGCTGGCCGAGTTCACCGTGGCCGACACCGGCGAGGTGACCGCCCTGGTGGCGGCCGAGCTGTACCGGCGCGACGGCGGCTGGAAGTTCCGCGCGGTCGGCCAGGGCTACGCGTCCGGCCTGAGCGGCCTCGCCACCGACTACGGCATCGCGGTCGAGGACGAGAGCGCGGACGGCGCGGCGGGCCCCGACTCGACCGGCGGCGCCCAGCTGCAGCGTCTCCCGGAGGACCGGCACCCGGACCACCCGTCCGAGGAGCCCGACACCTACACGCTGGCCCCGGCCACCCCCGCGGCCCCGCTCACCCCGCCGCCCCTGCCGAGCAACCCGCCGGCCGCCCCGCCGCCGCCGAGCACCCCGCCGACCGGCTACGGCTACCCGCCGCCCCACCAGCAGCCCCAGCAGCAGCCCCAGCCGACCGGCTACGCCGGGTACGGCTTCCCGCCCCAGCACCAGCCCACCGGGTACGGCTACCCGCAGCAGCAGCCGGTCGCGCCTCCGCAGCCGGCCCAGCAGCGGCAGCCGCAGGGCACCTTCGCGCTGCCGCCGCAGGGCCCGCAGTTCCAGCCCCGCTGA
- a CDS encoding Tellurium resistance: MVSVWEFLKGERNSVDAGGQFKITLTKARPQHAITGSAATTGYLYVNLHWAARTADGPAGGSSLRRLFDPRILRPLAPDSFNRPQLNVDLDLACLYELTDGTRGVVQPLGQLFGDLNRPPYIKLSGDDVYGAPSGETMYINLEKKDQFKRLLIFVYIYDDTPAFDRTHATVTIVPQSGPRLEIKLDERAPAARSCAVVLIENSGDGQLTVRREVRYVHGFQSDLDRLYGFGMQWQRGYKAGPTAPGTA; the protein is encoded by the coding sequence ATGGTCTCGGTGTGGGAGTTCCTGAAGGGCGAACGCAACAGCGTGGACGCCGGGGGGCAGTTCAAGATCACCTTGACCAAGGCCCGCCCGCAGCACGCGATCACCGGCTCGGCGGCCACCACCGGCTACCTCTACGTCAACCTGCACTGGGCGGCCCGCACGGCCGACGGCCCGGCCGGCGGCTCCTCGCTGCGCCGGCTCTTCGACCCGCGCATCCTGCGGCCCCTGGCGCCGGACTCCTTCAACCGCCCGCAGCTCAACGTCGACCTCGACCTGGCCTGCCTGTACGAACTGACCGACGGCACCCGGGGGGTGGTCCAGCCGCTCGGCCAGCTGTTCGGCGACCTGAACCGGCCGCCGTACATCAAGCTGAGCGGCGACGACGTCTACGGTGCGCCCTCGGGCGAGACGATGTACATCAACCTGGAGAAGAAGGACCAGTTCAAGCGCTTACTGATCTTCGTCTACATCTACGACGACACCCCGGCCTTCGACCGCACGCACGCCACGGTGACCATCGTCCCGCAGAGCGGCCCCCGGCTGGAGATCAAGCTGGACGAGCGGGCCCCCGCGGCCCGTTCCTGCGCGGTGGTACTGATCGAGAACTCCGGGGACGGCCAGCTCACCGTCCGCCGGGAGGTGCGCTACGTGCACGGGTTCCAGTCCGACCTGGACCGGCTGTACGGCTTCGGCATGCAGTGGCAGCGGGGCTACAAGGCCGGCCCCACCGCGCCCGGCACGGCCTGA
- a CDS encoding DUF2637 domain-containing protein — protein MNLSSIQLVWAVVGAAALLFTAILVAFLRFKNNGADENTDSWERSEERRRRKEAIYGGASYVLLFCCAGVAAALSFHGLVGFGQQNLNLSGGWEYLVPFGLDGAAMFCSVLAVREASHGDAALGSRLLVWLFAVASAWFNWVHAPRGGMHDGAPQFFAGMSISAAVLFDRALKQTRRAALREQGLIPRPLPQIRIVRWLRAPRETYAAWSLMLLENVRSLDEAVDEVREERQAKLDAKARARSADRRERAELKAIARQGGMLARARGGRQVPALTAGGDGQPASEPALAEGAVDPSGPSALEPAALSAGRRPVAAVGSASSSVLGDNPYSSDSYLGSSSYGSIDLTADDDTLAMPKLDSLERKLRAIEKQLG, from the coding sequence ATGAACCTCTCCTCCATACAGCTGGTCTGGGCCGTCGTTGGCGCCGCAGCCCTGCTGTTCACCGCCATCCTGGTGGCCTTCCTGCGCTTCAAGAACAACGGCGCCGACGAGAACACCGACTCCTGGGAGCGCAGCGAGGAGCGCCGCCGCCGCAAGGAGGCGATCTACGGCGGTGCCTCCTACGTGCTGCTGTTCTGCTGCGCCGGTGTGGCGGCCGCGCTCTCCTTCCACGGCCTGGTCGGCTTCGGTCAGCAGAACCTGAACCTGTCCGGCGGCTGGGAGTACCTGGTGCCGTTCGGCCTCGACGGCGCGGCGATGTTCTGCTCGGTGCTCGCGGTCCGCGAGGCCAGCCACGGTGACGCCGCGCTCGGCTCCCGGCTGCTGGTCTGGCTGTTCGCGGTCGCCTCGGCCTGGTTCAACTGGGTGCACGCCCCGCGCGGCGGGATGCACGACGGCGCCCCGCAGTTCTTCGCCGGCATGTCGATCTCCGCGGCCGTGCTCTTCGACCGGGCGCTCAAGCAGACCCGCCGGGCCGCGCTGCGCGAGCAGGGCCTGATCCCGCGTCCGCTGCCGCAGATCCGGATCGTGCGCTGGCTGCGCGCGCCGCGCGAGACGTACGCGGCCTGGTCGCTGATGCTGCTGGAGAACGTCCGCAGCCTGGACGAGGCGGTCGACGAGGTGCGCGAGGAGCGCCAGGCCAAGCTGGACGCCAAGGCGCGTGCCCGCAGCGCCGACCGCCGCGAGCGGGCCGAGCTGAAGGCGATCGCCCGCCAGGGCGGCATGCTGGCCAGGGCCCGCGGCGGCCGCCAGGTGCCGGCGCTGACCGCCGGCGGCGACGGACAGCCCGCTTCGGAGCCTGCCCTAGCCGAGGGAGCCGTCGACCCCAGCGGCCCCTCCGCGCTGGAGCCCGCCGCCCTCTCGGCCGGCCGCCGCCCGGTGGCCGCGGTCGGCTCCGCCTCGTCCTCGGTGCTCGGGGACAACCCGTACTCCTCGGACTCCTACCTGGGCTCGTCCTCGTACGGTTCGATCGACCTGACGGCCGACGACGACACCCTGGCGATGCCCAAGCTGGACTCGCTGGAGCGCAAGCTCCGGGCCATCGAGAAGCAGCTCGGCTGA
- a CDS encoding DUF475 domain-containing protein produces the protein MFLRTFGWSFAITIAGLIAAGLIWGAEGFGVVLILSVLEISLSFDNAVVNATVLKRMNPFWQKIFLTVGVLIAVFGMRLIFPLLVVGLTAHLSPGTVIELALDSSKTYEGLTYAQYLEAANPAIAAFGGIFLLMIFLDFIFEEKDFNWLRWLEKPLEKIGKLDALSSVIALVVLAVSSRLFAAEHAETVLLAGLMGLATYLAVNGLSGVFESGLEEQEEAEEEAEKTGKSIVQVGGKAAFFLFLYLEVLDASFSFDGVVGAFAISQDIFMITLGLGIGAMYIRSLTVFLVRKGTLDDYVYLEHGAHYAIGALALILLASIEYHIPEIVTGLIGVAFIGAALASSMVRNKREQALAGSSSDG, from the coding sequence GTGTTCCTCCGCACATTCGGATGGTCCTTCGCCATCACGATCGCCGGCCTGATCGCAGCCGGCCTGATCTGGGGGGCCGAAGGATTCGGCGTGGTGCTGATCCTCTCGGTCCTCGAGATCTCCCTCTCGTTCGACAACGCGGTCGTCAATGCCACCGTCCTGAAGCGGATGAACCCCTTCTGGCAGAAGATCTTCCTCACCGTCGGCGTGCTGATCGCCGTCTTCGGCATGCGGCTGATCTTCCCGCTGCTGGTGGTCGGCCTGACGGCGCACCTCAGCCCCGGTACGGTCATCGAGCTGGCGCTGGACTCCAGCAAGACCTACGAGGGGCTCACCTACGCGCAGTACCTGGAGGCCGCCAACCCGGCGATCGCCGCCTTCGGTGGCATCTTCCTGCTGATGATCTTCCTCGACTTCATCTTCGAGGAGAAGGACTTCAACTGGCTGCGCTGGCTGGAGAAGCCGCTGGAGAAGATCGGCAAGCTGGACGCCCTCTCCTCGGTGATCGCCCTCGTGGTGCTGGCCGTCTCCTCGCGGCTGTTCGCCGCCGAGCACGCCGAGACCGTGCTGCTGGCCGGCCTGATGGGCCTGGCCACCTACCTCGCGGTGAACGGCCTGTCCGGGGTCTTCGAGTCCGGGCTCGAGGAGCAGGAGGAGGCCGAGGAGGAGGCCGAGAAGACCGGCAAGTCGATCGTGCAGGTCGGCGGCAAGGCCGCGTTCTTCCTCTTCCTGTACCTGGAGGTTCTGGACGCGTCGTTCTCCTTCGACGGCGTGGTCGGTGCCTTCGCCATCTCCCAGGACATCTTCATGATCACCCTGGGTCTGGGCATCGGCGCCATGTACATCCGCTCGCTGACCGTCTTCCTGGTCCGCAAGGGCACCCTGGACGACTACGTCTACCTGGAGCACGGCGCGCACTACGCGATCGGCGCGCTGGCGCTGATCCTGCTGGCGAGCATCGAGTACCACATCCCGGAGATCGTCACCGGGCTGATCGGTGTCGCCTTCATCGGTGCGGCGCTGGCCTCCTCGATGGTCCGCAACAAGCGCGAGCAGGCGCTGGCGGGCAGCTCCTCGGACGGCTGA
- a CDS encoding TerD family protein yields MSVTLAKGGNVSLTKAAPNLTQVQIGLGWDARSTTGASFDLDASALLCSGGKVLGDEYFVFYNNLKSPEGSVEHQGDNLTGDGDGDDEVVQVHLDLVPAQVDKVVFAVSIYDAETRQQSFGQVANAYIRVVNMADGSEIARYDLSEDASTETAMIFGEIYRYQGEWKFRAVGQGYASGLRGIVQDFGVNVS; encoded by the coding sequence ATGAGCGTCACGCTCGCCAAGGGCGGCAACGTCTCGCTGACCAAGGCCGCGCCGAACCTGACGCAGGTGCAGATCGGTCTCGGCTGGGACGCCCGATCGACCACCGGGGCGTCGTTCGACCTCGATGCGAGTGCACTGCTCTGCTCCGGTGGCAAGGTGCTCGGCGACGAGTACTTCGTCTTCTACAACAACCTGAAGAGCCCCGAGGGCTCGGTCGAGCACCAGGGCGACAACCTCACCGGTGACGGGGACGGCGACGACGAGGTCGTGCAGGTCCACCTCGACCTGGTCCCGGCCCAGGTCGACAAGGTGGTCTTCGCGGTGTCGATCTACGACGCCGAGACCCGGCAGCAGAGCTTCGGCCAGGTCGCCAACGCCTACATCCGCGTGGTGAACATGGCGGACGGCTCGGAGATCGCCCGCTACGACCTGAGCGAGGACGCCTCCACCGAGACCGCCATGATCTTCGGCGAGATCTACCGCTACCAGGGCGAGTGGAAGTTCCGCGCGGTCGGCCAGGGCTACGCCTCCGGCCTGCGGGGCATCGTCCAGGACTTCGGCGTGAACGTATCGTAA
- a CDS encoding TerD family protein, with translation MGVSLSKGGNVSLTKEAPGLTAVIVGLGWDVRTTTGSGFDLDASALLCDEQGKVRSDADFIFFNNLKSADGSVEHTGDNLTGEGEGDDEQIKVNLAGVPAEIAKIVFPVSIYDAENRQQSFGQVRNAFIRVLNQAGGAEIARYDLSEDASTETAMVFGELYRNGAEWKFRAIGQGYASGLRGIAQDFGVNV, from the coding sequence GTGGGTGTCAGTCTGAGCAAGGGTGGCAACGTCTCGCTCACCAAGGAGGCTCCCGGCCTGACGGCCGTGATCGTGGGCCTCGGCTGGGACGTCCGCACCACCACCGGCAGCGGCTTCGACCTGGACGCCAGCGCGCTGCTCTGCGACGAGCAGGGCAAGGTCCGCTCCGACGCCGACTTCATCTTCTTCAACAACCTCAAGAGCGCCGACGGCTCGGTCGAGCACACCGGCGACAACCTCACCGGTGAGGGCGAGGGCGACGACGAGCAGATCAAGGTCAACCTCGCCGGTGTCCCGGCGGAGATCGCCAAGATCGTGTTCCCGGTCTCGATCTACGACGCGGAGAACCGCCAGCAGAGCTTCGGCCAGGTCCGCAACGCCTTCATCCGGGTGCTCAACCAGGCCGGCGGGGCGGAGATCGCCCGCTACGACCTGAGCGAGGACGCCTCGACCGAGACCGCGATGGTCTTCGGCGAGCTGTACCGCAACGGCGCCGAGTGGAAGTTCCGCGCGATCGGCCAGGGGTACGCCTCCGGCCTGCGCGGCATCGCGCAGGACTTCGGGGTGAATGTCTGA
- a CDS encoding peroxiredoxin: MAIEVGTQAPDFELKNQHGELVKLSDFRGEKNVVLVFYPFAFTGVCTGEVCAIQKELPRLQNDEVQVLAVSSDSPFTLRVFAEQEGLEYPLLSDFWPHGEVSRAYGVFNEEKGCAVRGTFVIDKSGAVRWSIVNGLPDARDEQEYLKVLGAL, from the coding sequence ATGGCCATCGAGGTCGGCACCCAGGCTCCGGACTTCGAGCTGAAGAACCAGCACGGCGAGCTCGTGAAGCTCTCCGACTTCCGGGGCGAGAAGAACGTCGTCCTGGTCTTCTACCCGTTCGCCTTCACCGGCGTCTGCACCGGCGAGGTGTGCGCGATCCAGAAGGAGCTGCCGCGCCTGCAGAACGACGAGGTCCAGGTGCTCGCGGTCTCCAGCGACTCGCCGTTCACCCTGCGCGTCTTCGCCGAGCAGGAGGGCCTGGAGTACCCGCTGCTGTCCGACTTCTGGCCGCACGGCGAGGTCTCCCGGGCCTACGGCGTCTTCAACGAGGAGAAGGGCTGCGCGGTGCGCGGCACCTTCGTGATCGACAAGAGCGGCGCCGTCCGCTGGTCGATCGTGAACGGCCTCCCGGACGCCCGGGACGAGCAGGAGTACCTGAAGGTCCTCGGCGCGCTCTGA
- a CDS encoding DUF3052 domain-containing protein, with protein sequence MSATADPADKSNPALRFGFEEGQIVQELGYDDDSDQELREGIEDITGTELVDEDYDDVADAVLLWHREEDGDLTDALVDALEYLAEGGLVWLLTPKTGREGHIEASDIADAARTAGLSQTSSVSVAKEWAGTRLATPKASRTGKR encoded by the coding sequence GTGAGCGCGACCGCGGACCCCGCGGACAAGTCCAACCCGGCACTGCGTTTCGGCTTCGAAGAGGGCCAGATCGTCCAGGAGCTCGGGTACGACGATGACAGTGACCAGGAGCTCCGCGAGGGCATCGAGGACATCACTGGTACGGAGCTCGTCGACGAGGACTACGACGACGTCGCAGACGCCGTCCTGCTGTGGCACCGCGAGGAGGACGGGGATCTCACCGACGCCCTGGTCGATGCGCTGGAGTACCTGGCGGAGGGCGGCCTGGTCTGGCTGCTGACCCCGAAGACTGGCCGTGAGGGCCACATCGAGGCCTCCGACATCGCCGACGCAGCCCGCACCGCCGGTCTCTCCCAGACCAGCTCGGTGTCGGTCGCCAAGGAGTGGGCCGGCACCCGGCTGGCCACCCCGAAGGCCTCGCGCACCGGCAAGCGCTAG
- the aceE gene encoding pyruvate dehydrogenase (acetyl-transferring), homodimeric type, giving the protein MASGSDRNPIIIGGLPSQVPDFDPEETAEWLESLDAAIDERGRERARYLMLRLIERAREKRVAVPEMRSTDYVNTIATKDEPFFPGNEEIERKILNATRWNAAVMVSRAQRPGIGVGGHIATFASSASLYDVGFNYFFRGKDAEGESGDQIFFQGHASPGIYARAFLLDRLSEQQLDAFRQEKSKAPYGLSSYPHPRLMPDFWEFPTVSMGLGPLGAIYQARMNRYLEHRGIKDTSDSHVYAFLGDGEMDEPESLGQLSLAAREGLDNLTFVVNCNLQRLDGPVRGNGKIIQELESQFRGAGWNVIKLVWDRSWDPLLAQDRDGVLVNKLNTTVDGQFQTYATETGAYIREHFFGGDLRLRAMVENMSDQQIQHLGRGGHDHAKVYAAYKAAREHKGQPTVILAQTVKGWTLGPNFEGRNATHQMKKLTVEDLKRFRDRLHLPITDKQLDEGYPPYYHPGKDSEEIQYMHDRRRELGGYVPTRKVRPRQLELPGDDAYKAVKKGSGNQTIATTMAFVRVLKDLMRDKGIGNRFVPIAPDEYRTFGMDSLFPSAKIYNPLGQTYESVDRELLLAYKESPTGQMLHDGISEAGCTASLIAAGSSYATHGEPLIPVYVFYSMFGFQRTGDQFWQMADQLARGFVIGATAGRTTLTGEGLQHADGHSHLLASTNPGVVAYDPAYGFEIAHIVQDGLRRMYGSSAEFPHGEDVFYYMTVYNEPIKMPAEPENVDVEGILKGLHRYAPATAGQIPAQILASGVAVPWALEAQRILAEDWNVKADVWSATSWNELRRDAVEAEEFNLLHPEEPQRVPYVTQKLQGAEGPFVAVSDWMRAVPDQISRWVPGAYQSLGADGFGFADTRGAARRFFHIDSQSVVLGVLTELAKQGKVDRGLLKEAIDRYQLLDVAAADPGAAGGDA; this is encoded by the coding sequence GTGGCTTCCGGATCCGATCGCAACCCGATCATCATTGGCGGCCTTCCGAGTCAGGTCCCGGACTTCGATCCCGAGGAGACCGCGGAATGGCTGGAGTCGCTCGACGCGGCCATCGACGAGCGGGGGCGTGAGCGCGCCCGCTACCTGATGCTCCGCCTGATCGAGCGCGCCCGCGAGAAGCGTGTCGCCGTGCCCGAGATGCGCAGCACGGACTACGTCAACACCATCGCCACCAAGGACGAGCCGTTCTTCCCCGGCAACGAGGAGATCGAGCGCAAGATCCTCAACGCGACCCGCTGGAACGCGGCCGTGATGGTCTCCCGGGCGCAGCGCCCGGGCATCGGCGTCGGCGGCCACATCGCCACCTTCGCCTCCTCCGCGTCGCTGTACGACGTGGGCTTCAACTACTTCTTCCGGGGCAAGGACGCCGAGGGCGAGTCCGGCGACCAGATCTTCTTCCAGGGTCACGCCTCCCCCGGCATCTACGCCCGCGCCTTCCTGCTGGACCGACTGTCCGAGCAGCAGCTCGACGCGTTCCGCCAGGAGAAGTCGAAGGCCCCCTACGGCCTGTCCAGCTACCCGCACCCGCGGCTGATGCCGGACTTCTGGGAGTTCCCCACCGTGTCCATGGGCCTCGGCCCGCTCGGCGCGATCTACCAGGCCCGGATGAACCGGTACCTGGAGCACCGCGGCATCAAGGACACCTCCGACAGCCACGTGTACGCCTTCCTGGGCGACGGCGAGATGGACGAGCCCGAGTCGCTCGGCCAGCTGTCCCTGGCGGCGCGCGAGGGCCTGGACAACCTCACCTTCGTGGTCAACTGCAACCTGCAGCGCCTCGACGGCCCGGTCCGCGGCAACGGCAAGATCATCCAGGAGCTGGAGTCGCAGTTCCGCGGCGCCGGCTGGAACGTCATCAAGCTGGTCTGGGACCGCAGCTGGGACCCGCTGCTCGCGCAGGACCGCGACGGCGTCCTGGTCAACAAGCTGAACACCACGGTGGACGGCCAGTTCCAGACCTACGCGACCGAGACCGGCGCGTACATCCGCGAGCACTTCTTCGGCGGCGACCTGCGGCTGCGCGCGATGGTCGAGAACATGTCCGACCAGCAGATCCAGCACCTGGGTCGCGGCGGCCACGACCACGCCAAGGTCTACGCGGCGTACAAGGCGGCCCGCGAGCACAAGGGCCAGCCGACGGTCATCCTCGCCCAGACCGTCAAGGGCTGGACGCTGGGCCCGAACTTCGAGGGCCGCAACGCGACCCACCAGATGAAGAAGCTGACGGTCGAGGACCTCAAGCGCTTCCGTGACCGGCTGCACCTGCCGATCACCGACAAGCAGCTGGACGAGGGCTACCCGCCCTACTACCACCCGGGCAAGGACTCGGAGGAGATCCAGTACATGCACGACCGCCGGCGCGAGCTCGGCGGTTACGTGCCGACCCGCAAGGTGCGGCCGCGCCAGCTGGAGCTCCCGGGCGACGACGCGTACAAGGCCGTCAAGAAGGGTTCGGGCAACCAGACCATCGCCACCACCATGGCGTTCGTCCGGGTGCTCAAGGACCTGATGCGGGACAAGGGCATCGGCAACCGCTTCGTGCCGATCGCGCCCGACGAGTACCGCACCTTCGGTATGGACTCGCTCTTCCCGTCCGCCAAGATCTACAACCCGCTCGGCCAGACCTACGAGTCGGTCGACCGCGAGCTGCTGCTGGCGTACAAGGAGTCCCCGACCGGCCAGATGCTGCACGACGGCATCTCCGAGGCGGGCTGCACCGCCTCGCTGATCGCCGCCGGTTCCTCGTACGCGACGCACGGCGAGCCGCTGATCCCGGTCTACGTCTTCTACTCGATGTTCGGGTTCCAGCGCACCGGTGACCAGTTCTGGCAGATGGCCGACCAGCTGGCCCGCGGTTTCGTGATCGGCGCCACGGCGGGCCGCACCACGCTGACCGGCGAGGGCCTGCAGCACGCGGACGGCCACTCGCACCTGCTGGCCTCGACCAACCCCGGTGTCGTCGCGTACGACCCGGCGTACGGCTTCGAGATCGCGCACATCGTCCAGGACGGTCTGCGGCGGATGTACGGCTCGTCGGCGGAGTTCCCGCACGGCGAGGACGTCTTCTACTACATGACGGTCTACAACGAGCCGATCAAGATGCCGGCCGAGCCGGAGAACGTCGACGTCGAGGGCATCCTCAAGGGTCTGCACCGGTACGCGCCGGCCACCGCCGGCCAGATCCCGGCCCAGATCCTCGCCTCCGGCGTGGCCGTGCCGTGGGCCCTGGAGGCCCAGCGCATCCTCGCCGAGGACTGGAACGTCAAGGCCGACGTCTGGTCCGCGACCTCCTGGAACGAGCTGCGTCGCGACGCGGTGGAGGCCGAGGAGTTCAACCTCCTGCACCCGGAGGAGCCGCAGCGCGTCCCGTACGTGACGCAGAAGCTCCAGGGCGCCGAGGGCCCGTTCGTCGCGGTGTCCGACTGGATGCGCGCGGTGCCGGACCAGATCTCGCGCTGGGTGCCGGGCGCGTACCAGTCGCTGGGCGCCGACGGCTTCGGCTTCGCCGACACCCGTGGCGCGGCGCGTCGCTTCTTCCACATCGACTCGCAGTCGGTGGTGCTGGGCGTGCTCACCGAGCTGGCCAAGCAGGGCAAGGTCGACCGCGGCCTGCTGAAGGAGGCCATCGACCGCTACCAGCTGCTCGACGTGGCGGCGGCCGACCCGGGCGCGGCCGGCGGCGACGCCTGA
- a CDS encoding protein kinase — translation MSSQDDAVPGSGRLIAGRYLLGERLGRGGMGTVWVARDTELDREVAVKELSVAGIPPDELATLNSRMKQEARAAAKIKHPGVITVYDVLEQEGRPWIVMELIDGRSLAEVIGSEGTLLPRDAARVGEQVLAALDQAHRHGVLHRDVKPANVLLERGGRAVLTDFGIALLEGSPGLTRTGDIVGSPDYVAPERVNGHRPGPESDLWSLGATLYAAVEGQSPFHRTTTMSTLRAVVADPLPEPRNAGALAPVIEALLRKDPAERPTADRALGMLAEAAAVDTGRTRTQSTPPTPIPPIPKPTPTPTTPTPVPPTQPGGGGHRRRTLLVVAGAVLAALLAGGVAFAVVNSGSHDGVQTTIVSPSVTTPPTSQPPTTQAPTTQAPTSQPPTTQAPTTQAPTSQPPTTQAPTSQPPTTQAPTSQPPTSQPPTTQAPTSQPPTTPPTTSPPTSPGPTAPAAPAGFRWVDDPAGFRVAVPQGWTRSETNGQIDYSPDGGLHLLRFGVGRGVVQSAESHFVELEQTVGRQPDYARIILQANVYQGSDGALWEYTWTDAKRGPRHAADQAFVASSGTEYAIYMASPAGDWTTAQQQFGTVLNTFEPR, via the coding sequence ATGAGTTCTCAGGACGACGCGGTGCCCGGCAGCGGCCGGCTGATCGCCGGGCGCTACCTGCTGGGGGAGCGCCTCGGCCGCGGGGGAATGGGCACCGTCTGGGTGGCCCGGGACACCGAGCTCGACCGCGAGGTCGCGGTGAAGGAACTGAGCGTCGCCGGCATCCCGCCGGACGAGCTCGCGACCCTCAACTCCCGGATGAAGCAGGAGGCCAGAGCGGCGGCGAAGATCAAGCACCCGGGTGTGATCACGGTCTACGACGTGCTGGAGCAGGAGGGCCGGCCGTGGATCGTGATGGAGCTGATCGACGGCCGCTCCCTGGCCGAGGTGATCGGCTCCGAGGGCACCCTGCTCCCGCGCGACGCCGCCAGGGTCGGCGAGCAGGTGCTGGCGGCCCTCGACCAGGCGCACCGGCACGGCGTCCTGCACCGGGACGTGAAGCCGGCCAACGTCCTGCTGGAACGCGGTGGACGCGCGGTGCTCACCGACTTCGGGATCGCGCTGCTGGAGGGCTCGCCCGGGCTGACCCGGACCGGCGACATCGTCGGCTCGCCGGACTACGTCGCCCCCGAGCGGGTCAACGGCCACCGGCCCGGGCCGGAGTCCGACCTGTGGTCGCTGGGGGCCACGCTGTACGCCGCGGTGGAGGGGCAGTCGCCGTTCCACCGCACCACGACCATGAGCACCCTGCGGGCGGTGGTCGCCGACCCGCTCCCGGAGCCCCGGAACGCGGGCGCCCTCGCCCCGGTGATCGAGGCACTGCTGCGCAAGGACCCGGCCGAGCGGCCGACGGCCGACCGGGCGCTGGGCATGCTCGCCGAGGCCGCGGCCGTCGATACCGGCCGGACCCGGACGCAGTCCACGCCGCCGACGCCGATCCCGCCGATCCCGAAGCCGACGCCGACCCCGACGACCCCGACGCCGGTCCCGCCGACGCAGCCTGGTGGCGGCGGCCACCGTCGACGGACCCTGCTGGTCGTGGCCGGCGCCGTCCTGGCGGCGCTGCTGGCCGGCGGCGTGGCCTTCGCGGTGGTCAACAGCGGCTCGCACGACGGGGTGCAGACCACGATCGTCAGCCCGTCCGTGACCACCCCGCCGACCTCACAGCCGCCGACGACCCAGGCCCCGACGACCCAGGCCCCCACCTCGCAGCCACCGACGACCCAGGCGCCGACGACCCAGGCCCCCACCTCGCAGCCACCGACGACCCAGGCCCCCACCTCGCAGCCACCGACGACCCAGGCCCCCACCTCGCAGCCACCGACCTCGCAACCCCCGACCACCCAGGCCCCCACCTCGCAACCCCCGACCACCCCACCCACGACGTCGCCGCCGACCTCCCCCGGGCCGACCGCCCCGGCGGCCCCGGCGGGGTTCCGCTGGGTGGACGACCCTGCCGGCTTCCGGGTCGCCGTCCCGCAGGGCTGGACCCGCAGCGAGACCAACGGTCAGATCGACTACTCGCCCGACGGCGGCCTCCACCTGCTCCGCTTCGGAGTCGGGCGGGGTGTGGTGCAGAGCGCGGAGTCGCACTTCGTGGAGCTGGAGCAGACCGTCGGCCGGCAACCCGACTATGCCCGGATCATCCTGCAGGCCAACGTCTACCAGGGCAGCGACGGCGCCCTGTGGGAGTACACCTGGACCGACGCCAAGCGCGGCCCGCGGCACGCGGCCGACCAGGCCTTCGTCGCGTCGAGCGGCACGGAGTACGCGATCTACATGGCCTCACCGGCGGGGGACTGGACCACCGCCCAGCAGCAGTTCGGCACCGTGCTGAACACCTTTGAGCCCAGGTGA